Proteins found in one Lysinibacillus fusiformis genomic segment:
- a CDS encoding serine hydrolase domain-containing protein gives MQTKLQHIVMEIQEKVDFSGTVLVENEEKVALVSQSFGYANRSEQIDNHAKTRFGIASGCKIFTAVAICQLIEKGKLSFDTKLSDCLPPHFKHFDEQVTVAHLLTHTSGIPDYFDEEEMEDFEALWVENPMYQLRTLRDFLPLFQNRPMKHKVGEKFHYNNAGYIVLGLIVEHIAGMDFSDYIQQHLFDRVNMTESGYFSFDSLPSNTALGYIDNPDGTWKTNIYSLPVKGGSDGGAFVTGKDMAKFWCALMNFELLNEDLTNQLLLPHIEINENDGYGYGVWIKKNSEQAILKYHVMGYDPGVCFHSAYYPASSIKVVVCSNKSKGAFDMMKGIEATL, from the coding sequence ATGCAAACAAAACTACAACATATCGTAATGGAAATACAAGAGAAGGTTGATTTTTCAGGTACAGTTCTAGTGGAAAATGAAGAGAAGGTTGCCTTAGTCAGCCAAAGCTTTGGCTATGCGAATCGCTCAGAACAAATCGATAATCATGCTAAAACTCGTTTTGGCATTGCCTCTGGCTGTAAAATTTTTACTGCAGTCGCTATTTGTCAGCTTATTGAAAAAGGGAAGCTCTCTTTTGACACGAAATTAAGTGATTGTCTGCCTCCACATTTTAAGCACTTCGATGAGCAAGTAACCGTTGCTCATCTGCTAACACATACTTCGGGCATACCCGATTATTTTGATGAGGAAGAAATGGAGGATTTTGAAGCGTTGTGGGTTGAAAATCCGATGTATCAGCTTCGAACATTGCGTGATTTCTTACCTTTATTCCAGAATCGACCGATGAAGCATAAAGTAGGTGAGAAATTTCATTACAACAATGCAGGATATATTGTATTAGGATTAATCGTAGAGCATATCGCTGGGATGGATTTTTCCGATTACATTCAGCAACATCTATTCGATCGGGTGAATATGACGGAATCTGGCTATTTTTCGTTTGATTCTCTGCCATCTAATACAGCGTTAGGGTATATAGACAACCCAGACGGGACCTGGAAAACCAATATCTATTCATTACCTGTAAAAGGTGGTTCTGATGGGGGAGCATTTGTCACAGGGAAGGATATGGCAAAGTTCTGGTGTGCGCTCATGAACTTTGAGCTTTTAAATGAAGATTTAACGAATCAGCTGCTTTTACCTCATATAGAAATAAATGAAAATGATGGTTATGGCTATGGTGTATGGATTAAGAAGAACAGTGAACAAGCTATACTAAAATACCATGTAATGGGATATGATCCTGGGGTGTGCTTCCATTCAGCTTATTATCCTGCGTCGTCCATCAAAGTTGTCGTTTGTTCCAATAAATCAAAGGGAGCTTTTGATATGATGAAAGGAATAGAGGCTACCTTATAA
- a CDS encoding GNAT family N-acetyltransferase has protein sequence MFPILHTERLVLRELASPDAQALLDCFSNPEVLRHYGQQPLTNLVQVQQIIKNFANNFTEKRGIKWGIALKEQEGIIGTIGFQEWSIEHRRAEISYALFPEYWGKGYAQEAVKRAISYGFEEMDLVRIGAIVFKENEASNLLLQKIGFEQEGLLKKYMHQNNVPHDTYMYSLIK, from the coding sequence ATGTTTCCTATATTACATACTGAACGATTAGTGTTAAGAGAATTGGCGAGTCCTGATGCACAAGCTCTCCTTGATTGCTTTTCGAATCCTGAAGTTTTACGTCATTATGGACAACAACCTTTAACGAATTTAGTACAGGTGCAACAAATCATTAAAAATTTTGCTAACAATTTTACCGAAAAACGCGGTATTAAATGGGGCATTGCATTAAAGGAACAAGAAGGGATTATTGGTACAATCGGCTTTCAAGAGTGGTCAATAGAGCATCGAAGAGCGGAAATCAGCTATGCACTTTTCCCTGAATATTGGGGAAAGGGCTATGCTCAGGAAGCTGTGAAAAGAGCCATTTCCTATGGTTTTGAAGAGATGGATTTAGTACGAATTGGTGCCATTGTGTTTAAAGAAAATGAAGCTTCTAATCTGTTATTGCAAAAAATAGGCTTCGAACAAGAAGGCTTATTAAAAAAATATATGCATCAAAATAATGTGCCACATGATACCTATATGTATTCACTGATAAAATAA
- a CDS encoding Ger(x)C family spore germination protein, translating into MKTYFKLLMIIGLTTLLAGCWDITEPQRMYYINAVGVDYENDEYIVYLQVINFADVAKSVQPSANVAPAEVGRATGKTIEEAIYKLYRSSDQEIFWGHMRFIVFSERAMENEHIIPVIDTFIRFRDTRYQIWVYCTKNPVDEILLVTPILRNSLSSSKLSNPINPTEQETFIEPKDLRDIVIGLNEPSHEVTIPYVSIKDDWQTDEEQVEETYFSGVGVLSKDGFKGFVQDNAARGSQWMHNYTNRGEITFQLNNDDQEELTVSIEKIHVDVNPLVKQEDVTFEVELRINATINGFKGKVTEKELEELIIAEVKKEIHETYKEGLKLDVDIYRLSEYLYRDNVKAWKKFEKDGKIPLSEDSISKIHVEVAKINPGRKTFTETISK; encoded by the coding sequence ATGAAAACCTATTTCAAATTGTTAATGATCATCGGATTGACAACCTTACTCGCTGGATGCTGGGATATTACGGAGCCACAAAGAATGTACTATATCAATGCAGTAGGTGTAGACTATGAAAACGACGAGTATATTGTCTATTTACAAGTGATTAATTTCGCCGATGTTGCGAAATCTGTACAGCCAAGTGCGAATGTGGCCCCTGCTGAAGTCGGGCGTGCCACAGGAAAAACAATAGAAGAAGCGATTTACAAATTGTATCGTTCCTCGGACCAGGAAATTTTTTGGGGGCATATGCGCTTTATTGTCTTTTCAGAGCGGGCTATGGAAAATGAACATATTATTCCAGTCATTGATACATTTATACGCTTTCGGGATACAAGGTATCAAATATGGGTGTATTGTACAAAAAATCCAGTCGATGAAATACTGCTTGTCACACCTATCTTAAGAAATTCTTTATCCTCATCAAAATTAAGTAACCCAATCAACCCAACAGAACAAGAAACATTTATCGAACCAAAAGACTTAAGAGATATTGTCATCGGTTTAAATGAACCAAGTCATGAAGTAACAATTCCCTATGTGTCCATTAAAGACGATTGGCAAACCGATGAGGAGCAGGTGGAAGAAACCTATTTTTCAGGAGTTGGTGTTCTATCGAAAGATGGCTTTAAGGGGTTTGTGCAAGACAATGCTGCTCGCGGCAGTCAATGGATGCATAACTATACAAATCGAGGGGAGATTACCTTTCAATTAAACAACGATGACCAGGAAGAGCTAACGGTCAGTATTGAGAAAATACATGTCGATGTGAATCCACTTGTCAAACAAGAGGATGTTACATTTGAAGTCGAATTGAGAATCAATGCGACCATTAATGGTTTTAAAGGGAAAGTAACCGAAAAAGAGCTGGAAGAGCTTATTATTGCAGAGGTGAAAAAGGAAATTCATGAAACCTATAAAGAAGGCTTAAAATTAGATGTCGATATCTATCGTTTGTCAGAATATCTCTATCGCGATAACGTCAAGGCTTGGAAAAAGTTCGAGAAAGATGGAAAAATTCCTTTATCAGAGGATTCCATCAGTAAAATTCATGTGGAAGTAGCCAAAATCAATCCAGGACGAAAAACATTTACAGAAACCATTAGTAAATGA
- a CDS encoding PhzF family phenazine biosynthesis protein produces the protein MTRIAYCLMNTFATELYKGNPAAVCLLDEELSEETMQKIAQEIPVPTTAFIEKKQDDFSLRWFTPHMEIPICGHGTLASAFVLWQQGIVAKEHTITFHTASGPLHAKWQHERVEIAIKKYQIEAIVCPSALEDWLGCKPIFVGRTELDYIVEVSNDDLIAHFEPDFSAMKQFPVRGICLTSQSKEEGIDIVSRFFSPAQGIDEDHVNGSSHGALGPYWGEKLTKQQLVSQQLSKRGGVIYVTPHHDRVTIAGEAVQVLQGELSI, from the coding sequence GTGACTCGTATTGCTTATTGTCTTATGAATACATTTGCGACAGAGCTGTATAAAGGGAATCCCGCAGCAGTATGTCTCTTAGATGAAGAACTTTCTGAGGAGACCATGCAAAAAATTGCACAGGAGATACCTGTTCCGACAACAGCCTTTATTGAAAAAAAACAGGATGATTTTTCGCTCAGATGGTTTACACCGCATATGGAAATACCCATTTGTGGTCATGGCACCCTTGCTAGTGCTTTTGTGCTTTGGCAGCAGGGAATAGTGGCTAAGGAGCACACGATTACATTTCATACGGCTAGTGGTCCCTTACATGCCAAGTGGCAACATGAACGAGTGGAAATCGCCATTAAAAAGTATCAAATTGAAGCAATCGTATGTCCTTCCGCATTGGAGGACTGGTTAGGATGTAAGCCCATCTTTGTTGGGAGGACCGAATTGGATTATATTGTGGAAGTAAGCAATGATGACCTTATTGCACACTTTGAACCAGATTTTTCTGCGATGAAGCAGTTTCCTGTTAGGGGGATATGTCTAACTAGTCAGTCGAAGGAAGAGGGCATTGATATCGTGTCACGCTTCTTTTCTCCAGCACAAGGCATTGACGAAGATCATGTGAATGGGTCTAGTCATGGTGCACTAGGGCCTTATTGGGGGGAGAAATTAACCAAACAACAGCTTGTAAGTCAGCAGCTTTCCAAACGGGGTGGTGTAATTTATGTGACACCTCATCACGACAGGGTTACGATTGCAGGCGAAGCAGTTCAAGTATTGCAAGGAGAATTAAGCATCTAG
- a CDS encoding MATE family efflux transporter — MNEQMLQDDRQLRKAFFNFLIPVMLANVLQSVGQVFAMFIVGRNLGVDALAAISAFFPFFFFLMAFAIGIGSGSSILVGQTFGAGNHAKMKEVVGVTLAFTTILSIAVAIFGGFFIEWILRFMQTPANILDMSISYAKILFFTLPIMFWYLVYTTFMRGVGDSKTPFLFLVISVVLNIAFLPPLVFGWLGLPAFGLNGAAYASVLSNLVTMILLLAYLHKTKHLLRFDKTILQHFKLKKDILTSLLKLAVPSSISMVAISVAEIAVIGFVNAYGSDATAAYGVVNQVASYAQVPAMSIAIATSVFVAQALGANSTEMIKKIRQMGVRINYLLGGAIILIMYLFAEPILAFFIDSHETVQIAKNYLYFAFWSYLIFGHTQTVSATMRATGVVLWPTIFLVITIWVVQVPLAFLLSHHTSLELNGVWLAYPITFCVHFIMQYAYFKLGWQKRTLKAMLSE, encoded by the coding sequence ATGAATGAACAAATGTTACAGGATGATCGGCAGCTACGCAAAGCCTTTTTCAATTTCTTGATTCCCGTGATGCTAGCGAATGTGCTGCAATCCGTCGGCCAAGTATTTGCTATGTTTATCGTTGGACGCAATTTAGGGGTCGATGCCCTAGCAGCCATTTCCGCATTTTTCCCGTTTTTCTTCTTTTTAATGGCCTTTGCGATTGGCATTGGTTCAGGAAGCTCTATTTTAGTCGGGCAAACATTTGGGGCTGGTAATCATGCTAAAATGAAAGAGGTTGTTGGTGTAACACTTGCTTTTACAACCATTTTATCCATTGCTGTCGCGATTTTTGGTGGCTTTTTCATCGAATGGATTTTACGCTTTATGCAAACACCTGCGAATATTTTAGACATGAGTATTAGTTATGCCAAAATATTATTCTTCACGTTACCTATTATGTTTTGGTATTTGGTGTATACAACCTTTATGCGTGGAGTTGGTGATTCGAAAACACCATTCCTATTCTTAGTGATTAGTGTTGTGTTAAATATCGCCTTCCTACCACCTTTAGTATTCGGCTGGTTGGGGTTGCCTGCGTTTGGCTTAAATGGGGCTGCCTATGCTTCCGTGTTATCCAACCTCGTGACAATGATCCTGTTGTTAGCCTATTTGCATAAAACAAAGCATTTACTACGCTTTGATAAAACAATCCTACAGCATTTTAAATTAAAGAAAGATATTTTAACTTCCTTATTAAAGCTAGCCGTTCCATCCAGTATTAGCATGGTTGCCATTTCAGTGGCTGAAATTGCCGTTATTGGCTTTGTCAATGCCTATGGTTCAGATGCCACTGCCGCTTATGGCGTTGTCAATCAGGTAGCTAGTTATGCACAAGTCCCAGCAATGAGTATTGCCATTGCCACATCTGTCTTTGTAGCACAGGCGTTAGGGGCCAATTCTACGGAGATGATCAAAAAAATCCGTCAAATGGGTGTGCGAATTAATTATCTTCTAGGTGGCGCAATCATACTCATTATGTATCTGTTTGCAGAGCCTATTTTGGCTTTCTTTATCGATTCACATGAGACTGTGCAGATTGCCAAAAATTATTTATATTTCGCCTTTTGGAGCTATTTAATTTTTGGACACACACAAACCGTTTCTGCTACGATGCGTGCCACAGGTGTCGTATTATGGCCAACCATCTTCTTAGTCATTACGATTTGGGTGGTGCAGGTGCCATTAGCGTTCTTATTATCTCACCATACGTCACTAGAGTTAAACGGTGTTTGGTTAGCCTATCCGATCACCTTCTGCGTCCATTTCATTATGCAATATGCATACTTCAAGCTAGGCTGGCAAAAGCGAACATTAAAAGCCATGCTGAGCGAATAA
- a CDS encoding DUF6530 family protein encodes MKIPTHLKHKPVIVAENYANIDGRTAYQTDAQGLSLGLAQWNDRGKVDISAKVWRHTGGKWSRQSEELPLHRVLDLAILVCETELYFKEAYRHEHLYDEENPVINRVGLQGDAMTVEVCTENEQIKEDIQLFQQALNNDGELIGERLRTLSRILKEMGY; translated from the coding sequence ATGAAAATTCCAACACATTTAAAACATAAACCTGTCATCGTGGCTGAAAATTATGCCAATATTGATGGGCGCACGGCCTATCAAACAGATGCCCAAGGGCTTTCACTTGGTCTGGCACAATGGAATGATCGAGGAAAAGTTGATATTTCTGCGAAGGTTTGGCGACATACAGGTGGCAAATGGTCTCGTCAATCAGAAGAACTACCCCTCCATCGCGTGCTTGATCTTGCTATTTTAGTGTGTGAAACAGAACTTTATTTTAAGGAGGCTTATCGTCACGAGCATTTATATGATGAAGAAAACCCTGTGATTAATCGTGTAGGCCTACAGGGTGATGCCATGACAGTGGAAGTTTGCACAGAAAATGAACAGATCAAAGAGGATATTCAGCTTTTTCAGCAAGCACTTAATAATGATGGTGAGCTAATTGGGGAACGCCTACGCACACTATCAAGAATCTTAAAAGAAATGGGTTATTAA
- a CDS encoding methyl-accepting chemotaxis protein, producing the protein MKFKSLRTKILFGFFIILIGIMIQSGYIIYSNIQMNKEIEDMVHRELELSIVDQHLANSISVRIGAARGYVLTGEKGYKDTYEEYTKLSLDNEEKARQILESQELEVVAARAKAWRQYVEENVFPIYEGGNTELAVKNLISKEDEIGAVREGFESLASSREESIRQAGQTLIKNNDRLNTISMVAFGIVVLLAIGAGLTSALSISRPVKQISERVKLIAEGDLSHDMLTIKAKDEIGELSISTNTMNMKMKDMLQRIQDVSNEVAAHSEQLLQSSIEIKSGTEQVALTMNDIAEGTESQANNTSDLSNLMSDFVIRMNEASQNGQHVQSNSNHVLSLTNSGQHLIEASTNQMTKIDAIVHDAVDKVEGLNHKSQDISKLVVVINDIAKQTNLLALNAAIEAARAGVQGQGFAVVAEEVRKLAEQVSLSVIDIEQIVGQIVEETNDVTNSLKRSYEEVQQGTEQISLTNQTFVEIDRAVTEMATNITSVSQNLNQLVENSVRIDEAIEEIAAISQESAAGVEETSATMQQTSSAMEEVSNSSNQLAKMAEELNNQVGQFKLN; encoded by the coding sequence ATGAAGTTCAAATCATTACGGACAAAAATTTTATTCGGATTTTTCATCATTCTAATAGGGATTATGATACAAAGTGGGTATATCATTTATTCAAATATACAAATGAATAAAGAGATTGAAGATATGGTGCATCGGGAGCTTGAATTGTCCATTGTCGACCAGCACTTAGCCAACTCCATTTCAGTGAGGATTGGTGCTGCCAGAGGCTATGTATTAACAGGTGAAAAAGGATATAAAGATACATATGAAGAATATACAAAATTGTCTTTAGATAATGAAGAAAAAGCTCGTCAAATACTTGAATCACAAGAACTAGAGGTGGTTGCGGCAAGAGCAAAGGCATGGCGTCAATATGTGGAGGAAAATGTCTTTCCAATCTATGAAGGTGGCAATACCGAATTAGCCGTAAAAAACCTAATTAGTAAAGAGGATGAGATTGGGGCGGTTCGTGAAGGCTTTGAATCGCTGGCAAGCTCACGCGAGGAGTCGATTCGTCAGGCAGGGCAAACGTTAATAAAGAATAATGACCGTCTGAATACAATTAGTATGGTAGCATTTGGTATCGTTGTATTATTAGCAATCGGGGCAGGTCTCACTTCTGCCTTGTCGATTTCTAGACCTGTTAAGCAAATTTCAGAGCGAGTGAAGCTGATTGCGGAGGGTGATTTAAGCCATGATATGCTGACTATTAAAGCAAAAGATGAAATTGGCGAATTAAGTATTTCAACCAATACGATGAATATGAAAATGAAGGACATGCTTCAGCGAATTCAAGATGTGTCCAATGAGGTTGCTGCACACAGTGAACAGCTACTACAATCGTCCATCGAAATTAAATCAGGAACCGAGCAAGTAGCACTGACAATGAATGATATTGCAGAGGGTACAGAGTCACAGGCAAATAATACGAGTGACCTCTCCAATTTGATGAGTGATTTTGTTATTCGAATGAATGAAGCGAGTCAAAATGGTCAGCATGTACAAAGTAATTCCAATCATGTGCTTTCTTTAACGAATTCAGGCCAGCATTTAATTGAAGCGTCTACCAACCAAATGACAAAAATTGATGCCATCGTCCATGACGCAGTGGATAAAGTAGAAGGTTTAAATCATAAATCACAGGATATTTCCAAGCTCGTTGTTGTCATAAATGATATTGCAAAACAAACAAATTTATTGGCACTCAATGCGGCGATTGAGGCGGCACGGGCAGGTGTGCAAGGTCAGGGCTTTGCTGTGGTGGCAGAAGAAGTCCGTAAATTGGCAGAGCAGGTGTCATTGTCTGTTATCGATATCGAGCAAATCGTTGGGCAAATTGTAGAGGAGACCAATGATGTTACAAACTCTTTGAAGCGCAGCTATGAGGAGGTACAACAAGGGACAGAACAAATCTCTTTAACGAATCAAACATTTGTCGAAATTGACCGTGCTGTGACAGAGATGGCCACTAACATTACAAGCGTCTCTCAAAACTTAAATCAGCTAGTAGAAAACTCTGTAAGAATTGATGAAGCCATCGAAGAAATTGCCGCGATATCTCAAGAATCTGCAGCAGGGGTGGAAGAAACCTCCGCAACGATGCAGCAAACTTCGAGTGCGATGGAGGAAGTTTCGAATAGCTCCAATCAGCTGGCAAAAATGGCGGAAGAATTAAATAATCAGGTAGGTCAATTTAAGCTCAACTAA
- a CDS encoding histidine phosphatase family protein: METTIFMIRHAESPFIFGQERTRGLSKKGEEDARAITKALLSFNIDVIVSSPYTRAIQTIQGLADAHKLEIQTIESLREKQLKGAYQLPAEEIDDAIKKSFHDLDYCLDGGESSRDVQNRAIPEIIRLLEKYAGQTIAIGTHGNIMAIIFHYFNAHYGYDFWKSTSKPDIYQLIFEGVQLKRVQRIKKEIRFCENSLKNV; this comes from the coding sequence ATGGAAACAACCATTTTTATGATTAGACATGCAGAATCGCCCTTTATTTTTGGACAGGAACGTACAAGAGGCTTATCCAAAAAGGGTGAGGAAGATGCGAGAGCAATAACGAAAGCGCTCCTTTCATTTAACATAGATGTGATTGTTTCAAGTCCTTATACACGAGCGATCCAAACAATCCAAGGATTGGCTGATGCTCACAAGCTGGAGATACAGACAATTGAAAGTTTAAGAGAAAAACAGTTAAAGGGAGCCTATCAACTTCCAGCCGAAGAAATAGATGATGCGATAAAAAAATCCTTTCATGACCTCGATTACTGTTTGGACGGTGGTGAATCGAGCAGGGATGTCCAAAATCGTGCCATTCCTGAAATCATTCGTTTATTAGAGAAATATGCAGGTCAAACAATCGCCATCGGAACACATGGCAATATAATGGCAATCATCTTCCATTATTTCAATGCCCACTATGGCTATGATTTTTGGAAAAGTACCTCTAAGCCGGATATCTATCAACTCATTTTTGAAGGCGTACAGCTTAAAAGGGTTCAAAGAATAAAGAAGGAAATTAGGTTTTGTGAAAATTCCCTCAAAAATGTGTAA
- a CDS encoding MFS transporter, translated as MFKNRSFSLLLTGQALADIGDILYIVSVISIIYRLTNSAIATSFVPFIITSCMLISSLLTPIMTTKISLNHLLTISQGFKTAVLLGLALYVQWVGDQPMIVFVFLLIAMVAFLDGCANPIRQSLLPHYVEEKDLLRANSMAETVIQSIQVGSWFVGSSLLLLFTPSQLIWGVVILFFIATFLLKLLPDVARIERPQTKKWSLIMEGWQTIHQTPVLKVAARMDLLESMAGAVWVAAILLVFVEEALQAPSQWWGYLNGIFFIGMMIGSMICFKWTQFVARKKAMLISVGALLSAIFTLFFAVSITPFMALLCSLLIGLCGQLKNIPQQTIIQTSVSKEKLPTVYTSLNVIVTGVFGLSSLVMGILSEWYGIRVVFFLSASVLLLVSLIAIKNRTFFT; from the coding sequence GTGTTTAAAAACCGATCTTTTTCACTTTTATTGACAGGTCAAGCTTTAGCGGATATTGGCGATATTCTTTATATAGTAAGCGTGATTAGTATAATTTATCGTTTAACCAATTCGGCTATTGCTACTTCCTTCGTACCGTTTATTATTACATCTTGTATGTTGATTTCCAGTCTGCTGACACCTATTATGACGACGAAAATCTCGTTGAATCATTTGCTAACCATTTCTCAAGGCTTTAAAACCGCTGTCCTTTTGGGTCTCGCCTTGTATGTACAATGGGTTGGCGATCAGCCGATGATTGTCTTTGTATTTTTGCTGATTGCGATGGTTGCGTTCTTGGATGGTTGTGCCAATCCCATTCGTCAATCCTTGCTGCCTCATTATGTGGAGGAAAAGGATTTGTTACGAGCAAATAGTATGGCTGAAACGGTTATCCAATCCATTCAGGTGGGTTCTTGGTTCGTTGGTAGTTCCTTGCTTCTTCTCTTTACGCCATCACAGCTTATATGGGGTGTTGTCATCCTTTTTTTCATCGCAACATTTCTTTTAAAGCTTCTACCAGATGTAGCACGTATCGAACGTCCACAGACAAAGAAATGGTCGTTAATTATGGAAGGGTGGCAAACCATTCACCAAACGCCTGTACTAAAAGTAGCTGCGCGTATGGATTTACTGGAATCGATGGCAGGAGCTGTATGGGTCGCAGCGATATTACTCGTTTTTGTAGAAGAAGCATTGCAGGCTCCTTCTCAATGGTGGGGTTATCTCAACGGCATTTTTTTTATTGGCATGATGATAGGCAGTATGATTTGTTTTAAATGGACCCAATTTGTTGCGCGTAAAAAAGCTATGCTAATAAGTGTAGGCGCGCTGTTATCCGCTATTTTTACATTATTCTTTGCGGTTAGTATCACACCATTTATGGCTTTACTCTGTTCTCTGCTGATTGGCTTATGTGGACAATTAAAAAACATTCCACAGCAAACCATCATTCAAACAAGTGTCTCCAAGGAAAAATTACCTACTGTTTATACATCTCTAAATGTTATTGTGACAGGGGTATTCGGCCTTTCATCATTAGTGATGGGCATCTTGTCAGAATGGTATGGGATACGAGTTGTTTTTTTCCTTTCAGCTAGTGTGCTTCTGCTCGTTAGTTTGATCGCCATTAAAAATAGAACGTTTTTCACGTAA
- a CDS encoding TlpA family protein disulfide reductase yields MHRKKIGFIISALIIAIFIGMALKNVFFQESLTPSMTVLEDGTKQINYETALTKLDQSSTTFEAYKGKILIVNFWASWCGPCQQEAPELEAFYQQKSKDVELLAINATAYDSYAKAAAFKDTYDLSFPIFLDEEGVLQKTFEVMNYPSTFIFDKEGKLQHSMKGELNQQELTQLIEGL; encoded by the coding sequence ATGCATCGTAAAAAAATAGGCTTCATTATTTCAGCACTCATTATCGCAATCTTTATTGGTATGGCATTAAAAAATGTTTTTTTTCAAGAATCTCTTACACCCTCTATGACCGTTTTGGAGGATGGCACCAAACAAATTAATTATGAAACTGCTTTAACAAAGCTAGATCAATCCTCCACAACGTTTGAAGCATATAAGGGCAAAATATTAATTGTGAATTTTTGGGCATCTTGGTGTGGACCTTGTCAACAGGAAGCACCTGAATTAGAGGCATTTTATCAACAAAAATCAAAGGATGTCGAGCTACTAGCCATCAATGCCACAGCCTATGACAGCTATGCGAAGGCGGCAGCATTTAAGGATACCTATGATTTATCGTTTCCTATTTTCCTAGACGAGGAGGGGGTACTACAGAAAACATTTGAAGTGATGAATTATCCTAGTACCTTTATCTTTGATAAAGAAGGAAAATTACAGCACAGTATGAAAGGCGAACTCAATCAACAAGAATTAACACAATTGATTGAGGGCCTCTAA
- a CDS encoding GNAT family N-acetyltransferase, whose amino-acid sequence MNIRLEKLTQDDFENLYAFEVKNRAYFEKTVPSRGDDYYHLPNFIRKNDMLVEEQAKQLSYFYLIKNELGQILGRMNVTDIDKQQRLGHIGYRVGKEYSGKGVAHTALQLVVDLMRQEGILVMDAQTTTNNIASQKVLERNGFKKMDRSGETFEMNGQNFTFTYYRWINS is encoded by the coding sequence ATGAACATTCGATTAGAAAAATTAACACAGGATGATTTTGAAAATTTATATGCATTTGAGGTTAAAAATAGGGCGTATTTTGAAAAAACAGTACCAAGCCGAGGGGATGACTATTACCATTTACCAAATTTCATAAGGAAAAATGACATGCTAGTAGAGGAACAAGCTAAACAGCTGTCTTATTTCTATCTAATAAAAAATGAACTTGGACAAATTTTAGGAAGAATGAATGTAACCGATATTGATAAGCAGCAACGATTAGGTCATATCGGTTATAGAGTGGGAAAAGAATATAGTGGAAAAGGGGTTGCCCATACAGCCTTACAATTAGTAGTAGACCTTATGCGCCAGGAAGGCATTCTCGTCATGGACGCACAAACAACGACGAATAATATAGCCTCTCAAAAAGTATTAGAAAGAAACGGCTTTAAAAAGATGGATAGAAGTGGGGAAACATTTGAAATGAATGGACAAAACTTCACATTCACTTATTATCGGTGGATTAATTCGTAG